In one Pseudomonas sp. Bout1 genomic region, the following are encoded:
- a CDS encoding tartrate dehydrogenase encodes MSQSHTRSTHRIAVIPGDGIGREVVPEGLRVLDAVSRRFDIHFHFDHFAWCSEHYLAHGTMMPHDWAEQIGSHDAIFFGAVGAPDIIADHTAVWESLLKIRRQFDQYVNIRPVRLMPGVPCPLAGRVPGDIDFIVVRENTEGEYSSVGGRMWEGTSREIAVQESIFSREGVDRVVDYAFKLAQQRPRKNLVAATKSNGISITMPFWDERVNEIARRYPDVKTTKFHIDILCAHFVQHPDWFDVVVASNLFGDILSDLGPACTGTIGIAPSANLNPQRRYPSLFEPVHGSAPDIAGLGVANPIGQIWSAALMIEHLGDGDPLYQEAAAAIVYAIETVLAEGPRTREMGGSASTVEVGRAIAECVCGNRS; translated from the coding sequence GTGTCCCAATCCCACACCCGCTCCACCCACCGCATCGCCGTGATTCCCGGCGACGGCATCGGCCGCGAAGTCGTGCCCGAAGGCCTGCGGGTACTCGATGCCGTCAGCCGGCGCTTCGACATCCACTTTCACTTCGACCACTTTGCCTGGTGCAGCGAGCACTACCTGGCCCACGGCACGATGATGCCGCACGACTGGGCCGAGCAGATTGGCAGCCATGACGCGATCTTTTTCGGCGCCGTGGGTGCGCCAGACATCATTGCCGACCACACCGCCGTGTGGGAGTCACTGTTGAAGATCCGCCGCCAGTTTGACCAATACGTGAACATCCGCCCGGTACGCCTGATGCCTGGTGTGCCCTGCCCGCTGGCTGGCCGCGTGCCGGGAGACATCGACTTTATCGTGGTGCGGGAAAACACCGAGGGCGAATACTCCAGCGTCGGTGGGCGGATGTGGGAAGGCACCTCCCGGGAAATCGCGGTGCAGGAGTCGATCTTCTCCCGTGAAGGCGTGGACCGCGTGGTGGACTACGCCTTCAAACTGGCGCAACAGCGGCCCCGCAAAAACCTGGTGGCGGCGACTAAATCCAATGGTATCTCGATCACCATGCCGTTCTGGGACGAGCGGGTGAACGAGATTGCCCGACGCTACCCGGACGTGAAGACCACCAAGTTCCACATCGACATTCTGTGTGCGCACTTCGTGCAGCATCCTGACTGGTTCGATGTGGTGGTGGCCTCCAATCTGTTTGGCGACATCCTGTCCGACCTTGGCCCGGCCTGCACCGGCACCATTGGTATTGCGCCGTCGGCCAACCTGAATCCGCAGCGGCGTTACCCCTCGTTGTTTGAACCGGTACACGGTTCGGCGCCGGACATTGCCGGGCTGGGCGTAGCCAACCCTATCGGGCAAATCTGGTCGGCGGCGCTGATGATCGAGCACCTGGGTGACGGTGATCCGCTTTATCAGGAAGCCGCGGCGGCCATCGTGTATGCCATCGAAACGGTGCTTGCCGAAGGCCCGCGCACCCGCGAAATGGGCGGCAGCGCCAGCACCGTCGAAGTGGGCCGCGCCATCGCCGAATGCGTTTGCGGGAACAGGAGCTGA
- a CDS encoding acyltransferase family protein, with translation MDIAKGIGILIIVFGHSWFVASSLDLLYPLLAVFILPLFFFLSGVFFKPEQPFVEMAVRKADALLKPFFFTMLVYILIRDLLRGQALLPDIGGVLYASVDTIPWQALWFLPHFWVAILFGWVMLRLMQRLGLSLPVSCVVITLQLMLGIWTLPWFWQVPVTVGGQTWTMPGLPFSLDVTLISSTYFIFGYLLRDVLRRHQSSLLTLLGAMALFALVFIYSWDTMDLAQRRYDHWLWTSLLAVIGVYVCWALAGVMMVSGVLTRAMTYIGQSTLILLIFHGEIQHKTVDLMERVGLHPLLSASIGLVVAVVVPLLIGEVIKRVAFLRFFYFPFPVRKAPVVAGEKPET, from the coding sequence ATGGATATTGCCAAGGGTATTGGCATCCTGATTATCGTGTTCGGGCACAGCTGGTTTGTCGCCAGCTCCCTGGACTTGCTGTACCCGCTGCTGGCGGTGTTTATCCTGCCGCTGTTCTTCTTTCTTTCCGGGGTGTTTTTCAAGCCCGAGCAACCCTTTGTCGAGATGGCGGTGCGCAAGGCCGATGCATTGCTCAAGCCGTTCTTCTTCACCATGCTGGTGTACATCCTGATCCGCGACCTGCTGCGCGGCCAGGCGCTGCTGCCGGACATCGGCGGCGTGCTGTATGCCTCGGTGGACACCATTCCATGGCAGGCGCTGTGGTTCTTGCCGCACTTTTGGGTGGCGATTCTGTTCGGCTGGGTGATGTTGCGGCTGATGCAGCGCCTGGGCTTGTCACTGCCCGTGAGCTGTGTGGTGATCACCCTGCAACTGATGCTCGGGATCTGGACCCTGCCGTGGTTCTGGCAGGTGCCGGTGACCGTCGGGGGGCAGACGTGGACGATGCCGGGGCTGCCGTTCAGCCTTGATGTAACGCTGATCAGCAGCACCTATTTCATCTTCGGTTATCTGCTGCGGGACGTGTTGCGCCGCCACCAGAGTTCACTGCTGACCCTCCTGGGGGCAATGGCGCTGTTTGCGCTGGTGTTTATCTACAGTTGGGACACCATGGACCTGGCACAGCGGCGCTACGACCACTGGTTGTGGACCAGTTTGCTGGCGGTGATCGGGGTGTATGTGTGCTGGGCGCTGGCCGGGGTGATGATGGTCTCGGGGGTGCTGACGCGGGCCATGACCTACATCGGGCAGTCGACGTTGATTCTGTTGATCTTCCACGGGGAGATTCAGCACAAGACCGTGGACTTGATGGAGCGCGTGGGGCTGCATCCGCTGTTGTCCGCGAGCATCGGGCTGGTGGTGGCAGTGGTGGTGCCGTTGTTGATCGGCGAGGTGATCAAGCGGGTGGCGTTTTTGCGGTTTTTCTACTTTCCGTTTCCGGTGCGCAAGGCGCCGGTGGTGGCTGGGGAGAAGCCTGAAACGTAG
- the murJ gene encoding murein biosynthesis integral membrane protein MurJ, with amino-acid sequence MLGSAFWLTLATLLGLCLGFAREWLLVAAWGAGERSDAFLIALFLPEALRMSLAGGVLSAAALPLYLQRKDGERLDWLAVLFPALLLIALLTSLLLTLLAPWLVQLLGPGLAQTATSLASSNLQILAWSVPGLMLHALFSIPLQASERFVVAGLGSLLFNLPPVTYLALAGTATQPHALALACLTGSLLMPLALLPSMVRLGWRPWRLRASTLELRELGGRIGPLLLSNGASQGLALIERLVASLLGEGAVTWVNLARKLMNLPLIALMSLNQVLLGMMSRRQGDERLALLKRGLETASLLTLPAGVGLVAAAPSLVALLLPKQSLDSPLPLLLAWFAVPLVFGAWNALLARYAYAAGDTRQPLRCELLGSLVNVVLLGMLPFVFGLAGIPLAALAGVLCTALLLMQRQGLLGALPWKRHWVLSALAMGVAALVLFRVQGIWLQLGLSTLAGAVVLLGMGLWLKPWRKADL; translated from the coding sequence ATGCTCGGATCGGCGTTCTGGTTGACCCTGGCGACCTTGCTGGGGCTGTGCCTCGGGTTTGCCCGTGAGTGGTTGTTGGTGGCGGCCTGGGGCGCGGGCGAGCGCAGTGATGCGTTCCTGATTGCGCTGTTCTTGCCCGAAGCGTTGCGCATGTCGCTGGCCGGTGGCGTGCTGAGTGCCGCCGCCCTGCCGCTGTACCTGCAACGCAAGGACGGCGAGCGCCTGGACTGGCTGGCGGTGTTGTTCCCGGCGCTGCTATTGATTGCCCTGCTGACCAGCCTGCTGTTGACGCTGCTGGCGCCGTGGCTGGTGCAACTGCTCGGCCCGGGGCTCGCGCAAACGGCCACCAGCCTTGCCAGCAGCAACTTGCAGATCCTTGCCTGGAGCGTGCCGGGGCTGATGCTACATGCACTGTTCAGTATTCCGTTGCAGGCCAGCGAGCGCTTTGTGGTCGCGGGGCTCGGTTCGTTGCTGTTCAACCTGCCGCCGGTGACCTACCTCGCCCTGGCCGGCACCGCCACGCAACCGCACGCGCTGGCATTGGCCTGCCTGACCGGCAGCCTGCTGATGCCGCTGGCGCTGTTGCCATCGATGGTGCGCCTGGGTTGGCGGCCGTGGCGGTTGCGCGCTTCGACATTGGAATTGCGTGAGCTGGGCGGGCGCATCGGGCCGTTACTGTTGAGCAACGGCGCCAGCCAGGGCTTGGCATTGATTGAGCGGCTGGTGGCGTCCTTGCTGGGTGAAGGCGCGGTGACGTGGGTCAACCTGGCCCGCAAGCTGATGAACTTGCCGCTGATTGCGCTGATGAGCCTCAACCAGGTGCTGCTGGGCATGATGAGCCGGCGCCAGGGCGACGAGCGCCTGGCCCTGCTCAAGCGCGGCCTGGAGACCGCCAGCCTGCTGACCCTGCCTGCCGGCGTCGGGCTGGTGGCGGCAGCGCCGAGCCTAGTGGCGTTGTTGCTGCCAAAGCAGTCGCTGGATTCGCCGTTGCCGCTGCTGCTGGCCTGGTTTGCCGTACCGCTGGTATTCGGCGCCTGGAATGCCCTGCTGGCGCGTTATGCCTACGCCGCCGGCGACACCCGCCAGCCGCTGCGTTGCGAGTTGCTGGGCAGCCTGGTCAACGTGGTGCTGCTGGGTATGCTGCCGTTTGTGTTTGGCCTGGCGGGCATCCCGCTGGCCGCGCTGGCCGGCGTGCTGTGCACCGCGTTACTGCTGATGCAACGCCAGGGTTTGCTCGGCGCCCTGCCCTGGAAGCGCCACTGGGTGTTGAGTGCTCTGGCGATGGGTGTGGCGGCACTGGTGTTGTTTCGGGTTCAAGGCATATGGCTGCAGTTGGGTTTGAGCACCCTGGCCGGGGCCGTGGTGTTGCTGGGCATGGGCCTGTGGCTCAAGCCGTGGCGCAAAGCAGATTTATAG
- a CDS encoding SDR family oxidoreductase — translation MRLANKIAIVTGAGSGFGEGIAKTFARQGAKVIVADMNAVGGQRVVNEIAESGGHAHFIEVNVANDESMGALLRGTLEQFGGLDIVINNAGTTHRNRPMLEVDEAEFDRVFAVNVKSIFLSARHFVPHFRGQGGGVFVNIASTAAIRPRPGLVWYNGSKGAVLVMSKTMAAELGPDNIRVNCVNPVVGATALLSEFMGVPDTPQNRQKFMATIPLGRFSTPQDVANACLYLASDEAAFITGTCLEVDGGRCA, via the coding sequence ATGCGTTTAGCCAATAAAATTGCAATCGTCACCGGCGCCGGTTCGGGTTTTGGCGAGGGCATCGCCAAGACCTTCGCCCGCCAGGGCGCCAAGGTCATCGTCGCTGACATGAATGCCGTCGGCGGTCAGCGCGTAGTGAATGAAATTGCCGAAAGCGGCGGCCATGCGCATTTCATCGAGGTCAACGTGGCCAACGATGAAAGCATGGGCGCCCTGCTGCGCGGCACGCTGGAGCAATTCGGCGGCCTGGATATCGTCATCAACAATGCCGGCACCACCCACCGCAACCGGCCGATGCTGGAGGTCGACGAGGCCGAGTTCGACCGGGTGTTTGCGGTCAACGTCAAAAGCATCTTCCTGAGCGCCAGGCATTTTGTGCCGCACTTTCGCGGCCAGGGCGGTGGTGTGTTCGTCAACATTGCCTCCACCGCGGCGATCCGTCCGCGCCCGGGGCTGGTCTGGTATAACGGCAGCAAGGGTGCAGTGTTGGTCATGAGCAAGACCATGGCGGCAGAGTTGGGGCCGGACAATATCCGCGTCAACTGCGTGAACCCGGTAGTGGGTGCCACGGCATTGCTCAGCGAGTTCATGGGCGTGCCGGACACCCCGCAAAACCGCCAGAAGTTCATGGCGACCATTCCTCTGGGGCGTTTTTCAACCCCGCAAGACGTGGCCAACGCCTGCCTGTACCTGGCGTCGGACGAGGCGGCGTTCATCACTGGCACCTGCCTGGAAGTCGATGGCGGTCGCTGCGCGTAA
- a CDS encoding O-antigen ligase family protein, protein MSLGSLVAIVFGLLFGGLILFLSPAKAVLAVIGLAAAVTILRFPFWGLLLFALVATFMPYSTLNLGIRSTVSEALIALTWAAVIWHGFLSRMPAVPSLSRRPTDRMLLWLMIFTVVPFIVGQVSITAQASGLANWLRWLLNLSVLFLAAKLLVEQKNREALVIALLLGTLAMLVMSIGVFIRTRSASGMLPILTLMNYGSIDTLSLGLDAMASRMGSPWMHPNATGGIMALLLPLAFCYGITNTGWKRGLGLGVACLGAAALLLASSRGAMVSLALVLIWMASRRVPYTGRLLMIALALAAALVVSYPPLQERLATIFSTQNASTEVRFDEYRMFPQAVASYPLGIGFKVDPPVPGTHLLGISNLWLNFVYKTGVISMLLFIAVTWRWWRESRPEIGPIRLTKDNAIWLGSTAGILSALVSGFFDHYFSFALVMIALFWLMVGINVLEARRLFPARLPQAKALHFRKPVLDSVGP, encoded by the coding sequence ATCTCACTGGGTAGCCTCGTCGCCATCGTCTTCGGCCTGCTGTTTGGTGGGTTGATCCTATTCCTTTCCCCGGCCAAGGCCGTGCTGGCGGTGATCGGCCTGGCCGCCGCCGTGACGATTTTGCGGTTCCCGTTCTGGGGGCTGCTGCTGTTCGCCCTGGTGGCGACGTTCATGCCCTACTCCACCCTCAACCTGGGGATTCGCAGTACGGTCAGCGAGGCGCTTATTGCCCTGACGTGGGCCGCGGTGATCTGGCACGGCTTCCTGTCACGCATGCCTGCCGTGCCATCGCTGTCCCGGCGCCCAACCGACCGGATGCTACTGTGGCTGATGATCTTCACGGTGGTGCCGTTTATCGTCGGCCAAGTGAGCATTACCGCCCAGGCCAGCGGCCTGGCCAACTGGCTGCGCTGGTTGCTGAACCTGTCGGTGCTGTTCCTCGCCGCCAAGCTGCTGGTTGAACAGAAGAACCGCGAAGCCCTGGTGATTGCACTGCTGCTGGGCACCCTGGCGATGCTGGTGATGTCTATCGGGGTGTTTATCCGTACGCGCTCGGCTTCGGGCATGCTGCCGATCCTGACCCTGATGAACTACGGCAGCATCGACACGTTGTCCCTTGGCCTGGATGCCATGGCCTCGCGCATGGGTTCGCCGTGGATGCACCCTAACGCCACTGGCGGGATCATGGCGTTGCTGCTGCCATTGGCGTTCTGCTACGGCATCACCAACACCGGCTGGAAACGCGGCCTCGGCCTGGGCGTTGCGTGCCTGGGCGCAGCGGCCTTGCTACTGGCCAGTAGCCGGGGCGCGATGGTCAGCCTGGCGCTGGTGCTGATCTGGATGGCGTCGCGGCGAGTGCCGTACACCGGGCGTTTGCTGATGATCGCCCTGGCATTGGCGGCGGCGCTGGTGGTGTCTTACCCACCGTTGCAGGAGCGTCTGGCGACGATTTTTTCGACACAGAATGCGAGTACCGAAGTGCGCTTTGACGAATACCGGATGTTCCCCCAGGCCGTGGCCAGTTACCCGCTGGGCATTGGCTTCAAGGTTGACCCGCCGGTGCCGGGCACACATTTGCTGGGGATCTCCAACCTGTGGCTGAACTTCGTCTACAAGACCGGCGTGATCAGCATGCTGCTGTTTATCGCCGTGACCTGGCGCTGGTGGCGCGAGTCCCGGCCGGAGATCGGCCCGATCCGCCTGACCAAGGACAACGCGATCTGGCTGGGCAGCACGGCCGGGATCCTGTCGGCATTGGTCAGCGGCTTTTTTGACCACTACTTCAGTTTTGCCCTGGTGATGATTGCGCTGTTCTGGCTGATGGTAGGGATCAACGTGCTGGAGGCGCGGCGACTGTTTCCGGCGCGGCTGCCACAGGCGAAGGCCTTGCACTTTCGCAAGCCCGTGCTCGACAGCGTCGGACCCTAG
- a CDS encoding aldehyde dehydrogenase family protein: MTNAHYIANQWLASTSREDIPVIDPSTGETYSSIARGTAADIDAAISAARLALGETFDGPWGSLSAVERSRLLAKLGMAVLEHHEELAQIEARDTGKALKVARADATALARYFEYYAGAADKLHGETLPYQAGYTVLTVREPHGVTGHIIPWNYPMQIFGRSVGASLAAGNACVVKPAEDASLSLLRLAEIAAEVGFPAGTINVVTGYGYEAGAALCAHPGIDHISFTGSTATGTAVSKAAAERHCPVTLELGGKSPQLVFADADLDEALPVLVNAIVQNCGQTCSAGSRLLVERSIYETLLARLSQRFSELRAGPSALDLDMGPLINQKQQRQVREFIREAEQAGISVAARGTVVAEAGSGGYFQEAVLFRDVPPDSRLAQQEVFGPVLAVMPFDDEAEAIRLANGTEFGLVAGVWTRDGARQLRLARKLRCGQVFINNYGAGGGVELPFGGVKASGYGREKGFEALLGFTTLKTIAIKHG, from the coding sequence ATGACCAACGCACATTACATCGCCAACCAATGGCTGGCCTCGACTTCAAGGGAAGACATTCCGGTGATCGACCCCAGCACCGGTGAAACCTATTCGAGCATTGCCCGTGGCACCGCTGCCGATATCGATGCGGCGATCAGCGCGGCGCGCCTGGCACTCGGGGAAACCTTCGATGGGCCGTGGGGTTCGTTGTCTGCCGTGGAGCGCAGCCGCTTGCTGGCCAAGCTCGGCATGGCGGTGCTGGAACATCATGAGGAACTGGCGCAGATCGAAGCGCGGGACACCGGTAAGGCGCTGAAAGTCGCCCGCGCCGATGCCACCGCCCTCGCCCGTTATTTCGAGTACTACGCCGGGGCCGCCGACAAGCTGCACGGTGAAACCCTGCCGTATCAGGCCGGCTACACGGTGCTGACGGTACGCGAACCCCATGGCGTGACCGGGCATATCATCCCGTGGAATTACCCGATGCAGATTTTCGGGCGCAGCGTCGGCGCCTCGTTGGCGGCGGGCAATGCCTGTGTGGTCAAGCCGGCGGAAGATGCCAGCTTGTCTTTACTAAGGCTGGCGGAGATTGCCGCCGAGGTCGGCTTCCCGGCCGGCACGATCAATGTGGTGACCGGTTATGGCTATGAAGCCGGCGCAGCATTATGCGCACACCCAGGCATCGACCACATTTCCTTCACCGGCTCCACCGCCACCGGCACTGCGGTGTCGAAAGCCGCCGCCGAACGCCACTGCCCGGTGACCCTGGAGCTGGGCGGCAAGTCGCCGCAATTGGTATTTGCCGATGCCGACCTGGATGAAGCACTGCCGGTGCTGGTGAACGCCATCGTGCAGAACTGCGGGCAAACCTGCTCGGCCGGCAGCCGTTTGCTGGTGGAGCGCAGCATTTACGAAACCCTGCTTGCGCGCCTCAGCCAGCGTTTCAGTGAACTGCGCGCCGGGCCTTCGGCGCTGGACCTGGACATGGGCCCGCTGATCAACCAGAAGCAGCAACGCCAGGTGCGCGAGTTTATTCGCGAAGCCGAACAAGCCGGGATCAGCGTCGCCGCACGTGGGACAGTGGTGGCCGAGGCCGGCAGCGGCGGGTATTTCCAGGAAGCGGTGCTGTTTCGCGACGTGCCGCCAGACAGTCGCCTGGCGCAACAGGAAGTCTTTGGCCCGGTATTGGCCGTGATGCCTTTCGACGATGAAGCCGAAGCCATCCGCCTGGCCAACGGCACCGAGTTTGGCCTGGTAGCCGGCGTATGGACCCGCGACGGCGCTCGGCAACTGCGCCTGGCGCGCAAGCTGCGTTGTGGCCAGGTGTTCATCAATAACTATGGCGCCGGTGGCGGCGTCGAACTGCCATTTGGCGGGGTGAAGGCCAGCGGTTACGGCCGGGAAAAAGGCTTCGAGGCGCTGCTGGGCTTTACCACCTTGAAGACCATTGCGATCAAACACGGTTGA
- a CDS encoding DUF4174 domain-containing protein yields MLIRSLTLATLMAFTGPLLAADDLNPLKQDLGKSRPLVVVELDSGNPTLATLKKQLEEPANKQSFEERNMVLYTVSFGSIGAEGEKFAKDAKDNKKLAPPETNALIRALKLGAGSGTKVILVGKDGEKKLEKTVPPDTLNLAEFFSAIDQMPQAEKNLAAPAEPEPAAPAAGKPGAKAGKNTKHPAPQPSLDD; encoded by the coding sequence ATGCTCATCCGGTCGCTGACCCTGGCTACCTTGATGGCTTTTACGGGGCCGCTGCTGGCCGCGGATGATCTCAATCCACTCAAGCAGGATTTGGGTAAATCCCGTCCGTTGGTGGTGGTGGAACTCGACTCCGGCAACCCGACGTTGGCCACCCTCAAGAAACAGCTGGAGGAGCCTGCCAACAAGCAGTCCTTTGAAGAGCGCAACATGGTGCTCTACACCGTGTCATTCGGCAGCATCGGCGCCGAAGGCGAGAAGTTCGCCAAGGACGCGAAGGACAACAAGAAGCTCGCACCGCCTGAAACCAACGCGCTGATCCGGGCACTCAAATTGGGCGCCGGCAGTGGCACCAAAGTGATTCTGGTGGGCAAGGACGGCGAGAAGAAACTCGAGAAGACCGTGCCACCAGATACCCTCAACCTGGCGGAGTTCTTCAGCGCGATTGACCAGATGCCCCAGGCTGAAAAGAACCTGGCCGCCCCGGCCGAGCCTGAGCCTGCTGCCCCGGCGGCTGGCAAGCCGGGCGCCAAGGCTGGCAAGAACACCAAGCATCCTGCGCCGCAACCATCCTTGGACGATTGA
- a CDS encoding AbrB/MazE/SpoVT family DNA-binding domain-containing protein, translating to MHSKRVTIEDWDGDGAIRLPDEALQELGLDVGDTLYIVETYVGTQKGFVLSTTPKIADRMDELVEELSHKP from the coding sequence ATGCACAGCAAACGCGTCACGATCGAAGACTGGGACGGCGACGGCGCCATTCGCCTGCCAGACGAAGCCTTGCAGGAGCTGGGGCTGGATGTGGGCGACACGCTGTATATCGTCGAGACCTATGTGGGCACGCAAAAAGGCTTTGTGTTGTCGACCACGCCGAAGATTGCCGACCGGATGGATGAGTTGGTGGAAGAACTGAGCCACAAGCCCTAG
- a CDS encoding LysR family transcriptional regulator: protein MSPDLTSIELFLKAVKLGNLSRAAEQSHLSLSAASRRLSLLEQHFKVALLTRTSTGVSPTAAGEVLAQHAQSILRAVDGMHADLADYAKGATGRVCLYANSSAMSQELPRQLTQWNTLHPGIRLDIREERSREILLAVREGVADVGIVTTRPSEELRFEPYCQDRLCLIVPNDHPLKMRHARFEDLLGYEFVGLEDNAAITPLITEAAAAIGMPLRLRMQVRSFEAVCRLIAAGQGVGVLPQGAVQIFRKEMALRFIEIDDSWADRQMYLCMRKEQPSLTSLALFDYLSANPA, encoded by the coding sequence ATGTCCCCCGACCTCACTTCCATCGAGCTGTTCCTCAAGGCGGTCAAGCTGGGCAACCTGTCCCGGGCGGCCGAGCAATCGCATCTCTCCCTCTCTGCCGCCAGCCGACGCCTGTCGCTGCTGGAGCAGCACTTCAAGGTTGCCCTGCTGACCCGCACCTCCACCGGGGTTTCACCGACGGCGGCCGGGGAAGTGTTGGCCCAGCATGCGCAGTCGATCCTGCGGGCGGTGGACGGCATGCATGCCGACCTCGCCGACTACGCCAAGGGCGCCACCGGCCGGGTGTGCCTGTACGCCAACAGTTCGGCGATGAGCCAGGAGCTGCCGCGCCAGCTGACTCAGTGGAATACCTTGCACCCGGGCATCCGCCTGGACATTCGCGAGGAGCGCAGCCGGGAAATCCTCCTGGCCGTGCGCGAGGGCGTGGCGGACGTCGGCATCGTCACCACCCGGCCCAGCGAAGAGCTGCGGTTTGAACCCTACTGCCAGGACCGCCTGTGCCTGATCGTGCCCAATGACCATCCGCTGAAAATGCGTCACGCGCGCTTCGAGGATTTGCTCGGCTATGAGTTCGTCGGCCTGGAAGACAACGCCGCGATTACCCCGCTGATTACCGAAGCCGCCGCGGCCATCGGCATGCCGTTGCGGCTGCGGATGCAGGTGCGCAGTTTCGAAGCGGTGTGCCGTTTGATTGCCGCAGGCCAAGGCGTGGGCGTGCTGCCACAGGGCGCGGTGCAGATTTTCCGCAAGGAGATGGCCTTGCGCTTTATCGAAATCGACGACAGCTGGGCCGACCGACAGATGTACCTGTGCATGCGCAAGGAACAGCCTTCGTTGACCAGCCTGGCGCTCTTCGACTACCTCAGCGCCAACCCTGCATAA